A stretch of Pseudoclavibacter chungangensis DNA encodes these proteins:
- a CDS encoding DoxX family protein produces the protein MRQLDLTTPALRDWTLLVLRIVLGGLLLAHGLQKLVAFGYHGTVGAFDGMGVPAAPVAAGIAIAVEVIGGLFLVLGLWLPVSGLVVAVYMAGVLVLAHAPFGPFATDGGWELVALYAVGSAALAVLGGGRYGIDGARLATRTARASGSATAAA, from the coding sequence ATGCGACAGCTCGACCTCACGACCCCCGCCCTCCGCGACTGGACGCTCCTCGTCCTTCGCATCGTCCTCGGCGGATTGCTCCTCGCCCACGGCCTGCAGAAGCTCGTCGCGTTCGGCTACCACGGCACCGTCGGAGCGTTCGACGGCATGGGTGTTCCCGCGGCGCCGGTCGCCGCCGGCATCGCGATCGCCGTCGAGGTGATCGGCGGCCTCTTCCTCGTCCTCGGCCTCTGGCTGCCGGTCAGCGGACTCGTCGTCGCCGTGTACATGGCGGGCGTGCTCGTGCTCGCACACGCCCCGTTCGGCCCGTTCGCAACCGACGGCGGATGGGAACTCGTCGCGCTCTACGCCGTCGGTTCCGCCGCGCTCGCCGTCCTCGGCGGCGGCCGGTACGGCATCGACGGCGCACGCCTGGCGACGCGCACGGCTCGCGCGAGCGGGAGCGCGACGGCAGCTGCTTGA